In the Silvanigrella aquatica genome, GTTCTAGTTTGTAAAATAAAAATTTGAACAAAAAATACAAAAGTAAGATGATTGTTGCATATTATAACTTTTTGACAGTCACTTCTTTTAATATATCTTTTTTAAGCATTTTAATAATTCAATTTATATAATATTATACTCTGGACTTGAAAAATAAATAAGACACATGCACAACACTTAGAGTTGCGTATGAACGAGTGAATGTTCTTTTGTGTGGTGACGAGGTTGCTCTTGAGTCTGTCGTTTTTTAAAAATAGAAAGCTATCTTCAGAAGAAAATTCAAATAATTCTAAAGATGTACCGAATTGGTTGAAAAAGTTGCCAAATAGGCTGACTTTTTTACGCATCTTATGCATTCCTGTAGTCGTATATCTTATGTCCCTTGGTGAAGTTGCAACGGAGTCCGAACACTTTGGTTTAATTAAGCCTATTGTTCCTAGTATGACAGATATTGCGGCAGCTCTTGTTTTTGCTCTGGCTGCTATTACCGATTTTTTTGATGGATGGATTGCAAGAAAATTTCAAGTAGAAACTGTGTTAGGAAAACTTCTCGATCCTCTTGCCGATAAGCTTTTAGTTGTCGCGGCTATGGTAATATTAGTTGAAAAGCATAGGATGGATGGCCTTGTTGCTGTCATTATTATTGTGAGAGACTTAGGTATCAATGCCATTAGACTTGCTGCCGTTGACGATGGTATTCAAATTCCTTCAAATATGATCGGAAAAACCAAAACCACTTTTCAAGATTTAGGCATTATTGGTTTAACTGTTTGTGGTACGTTATGGTTTATTCCCTTTCATTATATTGGTCAATTATTTATTTTATTAGCACTTGCTGCAAGTTTAATTAGTGGGATTCAATATCTTTATGACTATGCAAAACAATTAAAGAAGTTGTAATTTTAAACAGGGACAGGATCTTTTTCAATTATCGGTTTTTCTGCTATTCTTGCCATCCGCAATCTTCTACTTACTTTTTCAAGTAAATTCATGAGAACTTCTATTTGCATAGGAGTCATATGTTCGATAGAGCATCCCGCAATTTTTCCATCAATTGAAATTCTTCTCACTCTTCCGGAAAGAGGTAAAAATTCGCCATATTGAGGGTGAAATAATTTAAATTCAGAAAGAGGTAATTTTATTTTTACTTGTTCATTGGTGTTCATGAGTTCATCATTATTTATTTTGATTCCAAAGCCTACGAGACTTAAATCACTGAGCATAAAATTATATAGTTTATCATTGTTTAATCGATAAACTGTAATTGGAATGTCGAGGGAGAATCTTCTTGCTCTCCGCCCTAAAGTCAATGATGCTCTTTTTAATTTTTTACTTATTTCTATGAAGTCGATTGGTTCATTAAAATAATCATCAAATTCTTCATATAAGGCAAGGGTTTTTCTATATTCCTGAATTAATGTTTCCTCGCTTTGAGCTATAAAAAATATGGGACATTTTTTTCTTTTTTTGCACTCTAAACCATATTCAACAGAAACTTTATCGCTTCCAAAAATTGAGGAATCGACAAAAATAATTTCTATATTTTTAACAAGTAAGGCTTTTAATCCTTCATTGGGATCTTCAATGCGAATGAGAACATGCTCAGGAAGAGCATGTTGAATCGCTTTTTCTATTGTTCTAATTCGAGATTCATCTTCGCGAGATAATTTAAATACAAATAAAACATACCTTTTTTTCTTTTTCGGTGTGATATCAAATATCGATTTGCCTTCGGAGTCAAACACTTCCATAAAAAAACCCCTTCAATTTGTGCTTCTTAATCAGTTTAAGAAATTTGAAGGGATTCCATATAGGCAAGGAAATGTTTTCCGTTAGGAATTATTTACCAGAAGCCACTTCCATAATTTTAGTTAAACGTTTTGCAAAGCTCCCTGGGTTTTTAACGGGGCTACCTTCGGATAAAAGAGCTGTTTCATACAAAACTTCTACCCATTCTGTTAACAAGGTGTCTTCGGAATTCTTATTTTTTCTTTCCGCAAGATTTTTAATTAAATTATGGGAAGGATTAATTTCTAAAATACGCTTATTATTTGCACCCATATCTTGTCCTGATGCTTTCATAATGCGCTCCATATGAGCACTCATTCCGTTTTCATCAGCAACTAAACAACATGCGCTTTCGCGAAGACGTTTTGAAATTTTGACCTCTTTAATGTCATCAGAGAGTTTTGTGCGGAAAAGATCTAACAATCCAACGAGTTCCTCAGCAGGTGCTTCCTCGTTCTTTTTATCTTCTTCGCTTTCTTTTCCAATGCCCGTAAGGTCAAGATCACCTTTATTAATGGATTTTAAATTATATTCACCATGTTTCGCATAGCTCATGAGGAACCATTCATCGATAGCATCAGTTAAGAACAAAACTTCAATGCCTCGTGATGTCAGTGCTTCTAGGTGGGGGCTACGTTCAAGAGCTTCATAACTTGGACCTGTTAAATAGTAAATTTCTCTTTGTGCTTCTGCTTTACGTTCAATATATTCTTTAAAAGAAACCCAGCCTTCTT is a window encoding:
- a CDS encoding PilZ domain-containing protein; translation: MEVFDSEGKSIFDITPKKKKRYVLFVFKLSREDESRIRTIEKAIQHALPEHVLIRIEDPNEGLKALLVKNIEIIFVDSSIFGSDKVSVEYGLECKKRKKCPIFFIAQSEETLIQEYRKTLALYEEFDDYFNEPIDFIEISKKLKRASLTLGRRARRFSLDIPITVYRLNNDKLYNFMLSDLSLVGFGIKINNDELMNTNEQVKIKLPLSEFKLFHPQYGEFLPLSGRVRRISIDGKIAGCSIEHMTPMQIEVLMNLLEKVSRRLRMARIAEKPIIEKDPVPV
- the pgsA gene encoding CDP-diacylglycerol--glycerol-3-phosphate 3-phosphatidyltransferase; this encodes MSLSFFKNRKLSSEENSNNSKDVPNWLKKLPNRLTFLRILCIPVVVYLMSLGEVATESEHFGLIKPIVPSMTDIAAALVFALAAITDFFDGWIARKFQVETVLGKLLDPLADKLLVVAAMVILVEKHRMDGLVAVIIIVRDLGINAIRLAAVDDGIQIPSNMIGKTKTTFQDLGIIGLTVCGTLWFIPFHYIGQLFILLALAASLISGIQYLYDYAKQLKKL